TCGTGCTTATTATGAGCTTGTAATGAATATTTCACTAAtctaaaaaccaaaaataaaaaaagggaaaataatattGTTCACTAATCAAAATCCCTAGTCCGAAAGGTACAAGTTGGTCACCTAGAATCTTCCCATCCTTTAAATTCAAGTTATCGAAGAAAAAATTTAATGGACCACCTAGAATTATTAAGTAGCACTAAGTAAGAAGTCATTAACTAATATAATATATGCGCAAAATCTTGGAGATTTAGTCCTAGAGTTTGGTTACATTAGTGTAGATATCACTAGACTAGCAGCCCGTTTTGCCTTTTCAGTACCGCATCTCGTTGAGGTTGATGAATACTACACATTTATTGAGATTGCACTTTGATCCAACCTCCTTGATCCATTAGATTTAAGCTTGTTGATGACCTTATATattttgagtctcttttctgtCTTTCAATCCCTTTTTACTCTTGTAAAATTAGGTAGTACAAAAGCAAAACTTGTGTTTCATCAGTCGGTATCAGCATCACGACACTCAGAATTTATATAACCAAAACTTTGCAAGCCAGAAGATTCAATCCTATTCTACAAATTACAAAACCAACTGGGCTCAAGCGTTTTGAGGTAAGGCCCTAGCCCAACCAAACCAAACAAGGCCCAATAGCTGCTCCACAGCAAGCAATTGATCATCCACTGATGGGAAATTGAAATGCCCATCTCCCGATCTCCCTGGAAATTCAGGGTCCTTCAAGGAATGAACTCTTGGTAGGAGAAACACTGGGAATTCTTCTTTGGATCCAGGATGCAATTTTTCAATTCAGAGGTGCAGTTTTCGCAGAGATTCTCCAAGCGGTCCCGCTCAATCTCGACGGCTCCATGTTGCCGACCTTGCGATGCGCTTTAATGTTCCTTGTATTGATGAGCTCTAATCTCTTGCCACTTCCTGATCTTGTGCTGAACTGATCCATCCTTGTCTTAGACCCCTCCTTCAGACTCCCTTTCCTACTCAGTAAATTCGACACGGAAGGTTTGCAACATGTTCCCCTGGGATTTTTGTTATCCAAGATAAACTTCCGAGGTGACATACTCAGGAATCGCGCTGTTTCATCGGAATCCCAATCGAATTTCCTCTCGAAGGGCCAGAAGAATGGCTCATTGTTAGGATTCTTGTAATCTGCAATTCCAGGAAAATCTTCTGAAGAGAGATCGCCTGGTGAATTCCCTTGCGTCGCTTCCAGGAGAGATGATCCGGTAGAGATTGAGGATGTTGCTCCAAGGCTGTAACTGCGCCGAcaagatgggcttgggaaaTCTGACTGAAAATTCTCCAAATCGGCATCCACGTTGCAGAACAGCTTTGAATCTTCCTCATCGAGATTCACCAAAGAGACCAGATAACTGAGTGTGTCCTCATCTGAACTTGGAAACGATGGCGAATCAAGGTTCTTCATGGAGCCGGATAGACTCCACAAACATTCTTGACCTGCGGATTCATTTCTCAAAATCTCACGAGGAGACCGGGAAATCTCGGTTGAAGTGATCAGCCAATTTTCTGCATCTGCATCATCGTTCAGATCACCCAcatgaataaaatcaaaatccagGGGGGTGCTTGCAAAAGCCAAAGATGCACCTTCATTGCTCAAATGAACTCTTGATAACCAAGAGCTAAACAATTTATCAACGAGTGTGCAGGATCCTGACAAGCCGTACTCGCCTACTAAGATCGAACGAGGTGACCAACAATCTGAAGACAACCACACGCACTCACTATCATCGAAACCAAAATGAGTTTCCTCGCCAAAATCGGCCTTTCCTAACTTTGATGAACCTGTGCCGTTCCGTGCAGTTCTGAGAACTAGATCATTCTTTTCAGCATATAACATCCTTGATTCTCTGATGATGCAGATCGAACCCATTGTAAAAAACTTATCTGCTCATTGGCTTGAAGCAATCGTCTTCGTCTTCAGGGACATCGGTGAAACTCGATTCGTAATTGCCCAAGAGCTGTTCACTTGAATCACGTTGAATCAAGCTCCAGCATTTTGGACTGTTGCATCGGATTAGCCGGTCGATTGGGACATTTTGTGAATAAAGAAGTTGAAGAGAAAGATCCAGAATTTCAATAAGATCGGCACTCCCAGAAGAGGTGTCGGACAAGTATATTGAACGAGAGATCaaaacaaacaacaacaaaaaaagagacaaGACAGGATTGGATGTTACCAGGATACTGGTCACTTAAGCAGTAAAATAGTGAATAGAagccgaaaaagaagaaaacaagaaatgaaTTTCGGAAGAATGAGGCTAAACAAAGGTAATTACAGTTATTTGGGTCAAACAAACCAAAAGTCGAAGGAACCAACTAGCCAACCAAATATAGCAACTTAAATTATAGGAAATATAAAGTCAACACTACGTTGTGGCACGCAAGaaagatttgaaatttcaacCTTGAAGAGGTCAGATGGAACACCCAAACTAGAAGAATTCAAGCCTGTTCAATTAGATCAAAATTGTGCATTTGTCATCCCGGTCCCATTGATTAATAGATTGATTGCAAGAATTAAGCAATGTACATAGAGAGAAACACCATTTGATTAGAGTAGGATGATTGGAATGTTGGCTGATTCCAAAGGTAATTTACCCCTAAATTTGgatctttttgactttttgagcTTCACTTCGCTCCCTCTTTAGAATGTATCAATGAATTAGGCCCACttaagattttgattttgagaTCAAATTGTTGTTAATTTGTGGTGTCAATGTGACACAAAACTTAATTAAGTTGTAGTACAATTTCTAAAAGTAGTTccgtaaaattttaaaatgacaCAAGCAAGCTTTAGAAAGTTGTGAAATTAAGATGAGTACCTGAACAATGATTATTCCAATCGAAGGGTtaaggaagaaaagggaaagagcaTAGATTTCATTAACGGTCAAGGTAATCTTTGGTTTCCCATCATGGTTCCACCATGATAAATCTGGTTGATCTAATATTAATCTCTCCATTGAACTAGTAAACTTACACATTACTAACACTTACAATCAAGACAGAAGAAGCATATACCCCTATATCATTACTCAAGGGAGCATTTCTTTCGAGGGCTTAAAAGTTAAACGATAGAAAGGTGGAAACATCAAGCAAAGGACATATTAAAGCTGAAGACAAGTATCATTGCCAACTCTCAAGTCTGTCCAGCAATGACTTCCAAAATTACTTTCAAAGCATTCCCACAATAGATTAGGAGgccaaaaaaccctaaaattacATATCCGGGTCACCACAAATTCTCAAGAATGTATGGGGTCATGCGGATACATTACACTGTGGTGTCCATATCCGGACAAGTCTATCATAAAAGGAACAAGTAGCAATCACCATGTTCTCTCTTTTGCCCTCTTTTGACCCACCTTTCTGCCAATCTGCACCGTATGCAAGTGAGCTATGCCTACTGTATGTCTCTACAATTTTAATCTCCTCACCCCTGAGATCAATGATCGCAAATCCATTGTGCATACAAGCTGCCAAGACTACACCAGGTACATGAGGATGTTGTTTGATTCTCCAAACTCCTCCCCCCAAGCAGATTGAACTCTGATTTACAGGTTTTGAGATCGATCTTATATCCCAAACTCTAATGTGTTCATCGTAGCTACCAGTAAGGACAACATTAGGGTCAGATATGCTCTTCGTGATGCAGCAAACACCCATTTTATGTTCCTTGGAATTTCGGAACACTAAATTTGAGGGACAGTCGCGGATATCCCAACAACTGAATTTACAGTCATCAGAGCCTGTGTATATCAAGTGGGGTTGGTGGGTATCGAAGGAAGCTGCCCACAACTCAAAATCATGTGCTTTCCATTCTTGCTCAATTTCAAGTTCAGTCTCGGAGCGAGATAATAGTGAGACAGAGCCATCAGAAAGCCCCACTACTATCGATGTAGCTGAAGGACTCCAATCCAGGCATAGGCACATAGAAGAACTGACTTTTGCACCGGTGCCCTCTCTCAACACGAGACCTGCATCTGGTCCATCTCAAGTCATTAATACAGTGGGAACATCAAATGTCAAAGACACAGTTGACCTGTGCCAACCAACCTATCACTTGCAAAAGAGAAGTTCAACATTACTAAATTATAACAATCATCGATATCAATGTCTAGAAGAGTGTATTTATTTTGGCAGGACAATGACACATTCAAATGATGAGTACAGGAATGCTGCCAAATAATTGTATGCCCATTATTATAACACTGAAGAACAATTCCATTACAATACCAGAGATAATGCAAAACGAAGGGAAGATAGTGGGTACCCTTTTCTTCTGGTCCATCTGAAGAACTCTCCAAGCCATAAACTTTGACATAACCATCCCAGTCAGCTTGTGCCAACAAGGGACGTCCAATATTAGCTTCAACAGGGCTCCATTTGATATCAAAAATACCAGTGGATTCCAGACAGTGTAATAAATCAAGTTGACCTGAACCAGCATTGACATTGAAGAGTACTATGCTGCCAGATCGAGAAGGATTATCGCCTTCTTGCAGCGTGTAAGTCGAAGCCGCTAGAACATGGTTGTAAGAATCATGTGGACAAAATTCAACTGCATCTGTGTTTCCATTGAGGTAGAAATGTGCAATGTCCATACCTAGTAAACCAAATGGAGTGCAACTTGTCAAGTAACTTTTTGgctatgactttttttgtttctttttcttctttttttggttttggagGTGTGCATGGTGCAAGTTTCAGCTCATATGCACTCTACTGCGAATAGTAATCGAATGCGTAGAAGTAACAATTATTCTGAGAAGTGTTTGAACTGCAGGAGCTTTTACAACAAAACAAAACGTCCATCCAAAGCAATTCAACAATTCATATCCTAGCGGTCAAAGGAACTCCAATATGACTTGAGTCTGCTTAGTAGTGTGGAGTAGCCTGCCTGTAGAGACATTTGATGTATATGGAACTCACTATCTTTTTTGGAGTTTACTCACACCTTTGACAAATTACCCTCACTTCTTAAAAATTATCCCATCGCAAATGAAACTCCGTGATTTCAGTCATAATCATAAACTTGTACGCATCAAAGCAGTGACCAAGGAAGAGGACAAGGAGTTCTTTGGCCTACAAGACATGTGGGACGGATTGGTACAATGTTATTGTTTTTCTAAGTGTTCCAGGAGTTCTTTTTTGGAGCTAACTTACTGCAGGCCTAGACTTCACCCAGCTGCCTGTCCTAGAGATTCTTTCACCAGCAAGTCTCAACTTCAGTCAGTGAAAATACCATGGAAGagtgatgaattgaaaattggaaaatgccAAAGTGTGCCTTTTAGGTACTTGTTAAGCATTGTTAAATATGgtatgaaattcaaaaatgtAAATTCGAAGTAAgtgattttattaaaatgcataattcattcattttgaaaatgtcTTGAAAAGCGTTAGTTATTTCTACTTGCAGTTAGCTTGTTAACAAAGACCCTTCAAAACTTAGTCAGTGAAAGCACCATGAAAGAGTGATGCATTCACTCTGAATCCACCATACGCAATTAAGGAAGAACTCCTTTTCTCAAGCACAAGCTAGCAAAATAATAGCCCGACATGACAAAAGCATGGATATgctcagcaaaaaaaaaactagctagTTGTTGATAACTCCACAGTAATAGCCATTTTTGTGACACTGGCTACTTGAAGTACTTCAAACTTCATGCACCCGTGCGTGTGCGTCGACTAATCCTAATGCCCACCACCACACAAATCAACAAACTTTCTGCGATATCAATGCCTATGAATTCATGCTCAAAAGGGAAAGGGCAAAAAGATTAACACTACACAGAGAGCATGCACTCCAATTCACACAGACATCACCACAAACAGTTGGTGGGCAACCAGGAAAAAAGCAGCAAGATCACATTATAACCCCCGTTTTCCCTGGTGACTGTCTATGAAGAAGGAAGGACTGTAGAGAAGACGAGAGCTCACTCGGTAGGACCGCGAAGAcgacagcagcagcagcagcagcagcagcagcaggacgCTGTCAGAGACCGGGAAAGAGAGACGGTCGGAACGGGAGCGCTGCTATGGCTGTTGTGTCTTTCACTCCATGGCAACCGGTGGGTGTCTCTGATTTTatgatgcaatttttattttattttaatcattgatattttaattttaaattagttttgTTTGTCTCAActaatcaaaactcaaaagtcacttttatatttttcccataaatctaaaatatcatttttaattttcaaaggATTATGTAAGAATTACATGTGAATATTTGTATCAATATTTATCTATTTCGAAATGAAGtgttctatttaaaaaaaaaaaatcaaaaagtgtgcTCCTTAAAATAATcgatataataaaaaattactccatttttttttttttaagattaggtTTTAAGGAAATTGAACTTTGTTGCGCATGAGTATCATTATCATTGCCCAATACTTAATACACGCGGTCTCCGAAATCATACAATAAATTATGTGGGTTGACAGCGTGCCACACCCGGTCAATAAATTTGACTCGAGAGAGCTTATGGGCCCTCAGCCTCTTAACCCATTTTGAAAGGCACATTTCTATGCATTTgaataagcaatttttttcttggactCAACCCATCTTGGTTCGTTCAGACGCAATCAAATCTGTGCGTAGCAACGGAGGAGACAGGCAAGAGCCTTTGGGCCCTctcaaagtaagagaaaaatAGGGACAACCATGAATGGAAGGAAGTACATTAATACTGGAGAGAGGGTTCTATAGTCTATAAACTTTTACATAATGTTTAGTAATACGATAAAATGGAATAGTATAGAATAGTGAGTCGACAACAAATTTGGATGGCGTCGGCGACCACATCGACCACATTCAAACAAGAAAATGGTGGGCTCCTCATGTAACTCTCtagaaaaaatattaggtacaatAATCGTATCCTATCAACAATACACTAGTTCATCCGTTGATCGACACGTGTTAAGGGGGCccacatttccaatttttcagaaatC
This region of Eucalyptus grandis isolate ANBG69807.140 chromosome 8, ASM1654582v1, whole genome shotgun sequence genomic DNA includes:
- the LOC104416175 gene encoding uncharacterized protein LOC104416175, translating into MGSICIIRESRMLYAEKNDLVLRTARNGTGSSKLGKADFGEETHFGFDDSECVWLSSDCWSPRSILVGEYGLSGSCTLVDKLFSSWLSRVHLSNEGASLAFASTPLDFDFIHVGDLNDDADAENWLITSTEISRSPREILRNESAGQECLWSLSGSMKNLDSPSFPSSDEDTLSYLVSLVNLDEEDSKLFCNVDADLENFQSDFPSPSCRRSYSLGATSSISTGSSLLEATQGNSPGDLSSEDFPGIADYKNPNNEPFFWPFERKFDWDSDETARFLSMSPRKFILDNKNPRGTCCKPSVSNLLSRKGSLKEGSKTRMDQFSTRSGSGKRLELINTRNIKAHRKVGNMEPSRLSGTAWRISAKTAPLN
- the LOC104456253 gene encoding diphthine methyltransferase homolog isoform X2, which gives rise to MDIAHFYLNGNTDAVEFCPHDSYNHVLAASTYTLQEGDNPSRSGSIVLFNVNAGSGQLDLLHCLESTGIFDIKWSPVEANIGRPLLAQADWDGYVKVYGLESSSDGPEEKGLVLREGTGAKVSSSMCLCLDWSPSATSIVVGLSDGSVSLLSRSETELEIEQEWKAHDFELWAASFDTHQPHLIYTGSDDCKFSCWDIRDCPSNLVFRNSKEHKMGVCCITKSISDPNVVLTGSYDEHIRVWDIRSISKPVNQSSICLGGGVWRIKQHPHVPGVVLAACMHNGFAIIDLRGEEIKIVETYSRHSSLAYGADWQKGGSKEGKRENMVIATCSFYDRLVRIWTPQCNVSA
- the LOC104456253 gene encoding diphthine methyltransferase homolog isoform X1, yielding MDIAHFYLNGNTDAVEFCPHDSYNHVLAASTYTLQEGDNPSRSGSIVLFNVNAGSGQLDLLHCLESTGIFDIKWSPVEANIGRPLLAQADWDGYVKVYGLESSSDGPEEKDAGLVLREGTGAKVSSSMCLCLDWSPSATSIVVGLSDGSVSLLSRSETELEIEQEWKAHDFELWAASFDTHQPHLIYTGSDDCKFSCWDIRDCPSNLVFRNSKEHKMGVCCITKSISDPNVVLTGSYDEHIRVWDIRSISKPVNQSSICLGGGVWRIKQHPHVPGVVLAACMHNGFAIIDLRGEEIKIVETYSRHSSLAYGADWQKGGSKEGKRENMVIATCSFYDRLVRIWTPQCNVSA